The stretch of DNA GGGTCGTCTTGGCGCAGGAGTCGATCATGGGTCGTAAACTGTACGTCGGTAATCTCCCCTACACCACCACCGAAGACGAGCTTCGTGACTTGTTCAGCCAGGCTGGTGCCGTTGACACCGTGAATGTTGTCCGTGACAACGCCACGGGCCGTGCGCGCGGATTCGCGTTCGTCGAAATGGCGACTGATGCGGATGCGCAGAAGGCCATTGAGCAGTTCAACGAGCAGCCGATGGGCGGCCGCAACCTGGCCGTGAACGAAGCGCGTCCGAAGCCCCAGTTCGGTGGCGGCGGTGGCGGCGGCTACGGCGGCGGCGCTGGTGGCGGCGGCAATCGTCGTCGCGAACCGCGCTGGTAAGACCACGCGGCATATTCTGGACCCGGTCGCCATGGGCGACCGGGTCATTCGTTTTTCAGGCACGACCCAGCAGGCGATTTCCGGAGGTCCTCAGTGAAGGTGTACTCAAAAGGCGCGCGAGTGTCACAGCCAAACTACGGACCGGGCACGGTCACTGATGCCGACACGCATCACACAGTGATCGACTTCGACAACCACGGCCTCAAGCGGTTCGTGACCACGATGGTGGCGCTCGCCCCTCGAGCGAACCCGCGCCGGAGAAGGCCAAGGCCACCCGCCGCAAGAAGGCCACCAAAGCGACCAAGGCCGCAGAAGCCTAGCCATCAGTAGACCGACCCCGAATCGTTCGGTATCGGTCACTACCAAACCGGGGATGGGCGTACGCGTCTAATCCCCATCAATGACAACCCGATCCACGCTTCTGGCGCTGCTGTGCCTTATCTGCAGTGCCCTCGCCATTCCTGCGCGCGCGCAGACCGCCGAGCCTTCGCCCACCCAGCCACAGTTACTCCGGGTCTTTGTCGACTGCTATGAGTGCGACACGGAGTACCTCAGGCAGAACGTTCAGTTTGTTGACTATGTTCGAGACCGTGCGGTTGCGGACCTTCACCTGCTGGTCACCACTCAGAGCACAGGCGGCGGTGGCACGGCATGGACCGCGAAATTCATCGGCCTGGGACGCTTCGACAAAGTCGATCGGACACTGACGTTCAACACGGCGCAAACGGCCACGAGCGACGAACGCCGCAAGGAATTCACCCGCATCTTCAAACTCGGCGTGGCCTCCTATGCGGTGGACTCATCGGCGGGTGCCCAGCTCGACGTGCAGTGGGTGAAACCCACCGAGGCGAAAGCTGCCCTGCCGGCGAAGGATCCTGGAACTACTGGGTCTTCCGCACGAACCTCAGCGGCAATCGCGATGGCGAGGAATCGGCAAACTTCAGCTCGTACCGCATGAGTTTCTCGGCCAACCGCACCACCGAAGCGTGGAAGATCAACCTCTCCACCAGCGGCAGCTACAACAAGAGTGTGTTTGATCTCGGGAAGAGGACGGGGGAAAGATTGAAAGCACATCGGACAGCTGGAGCGTCAACTCCCTCGTCGTGAAGAGCCTGGGACCCAGGTGGTCCATCGGCGGTCGCGCGTCCGTGTCGCACCTCGAGTTTCTCGAACAGCGACCGCGTCTTCACTGTGGCGCCCGGCCTGGAATTCAGTTTCTTTCCCTACAGCGAGTCGTCCCGACGGAGCCTGACTACGCTTTACACCATCGGCGCCAGTCACTACGACTACAAGGACGCCACGATCTTCGACAAGTTGAAAGAGACGGTGCCGGACCACTCTCTCGCCACACAAGTCAGCTTGCGCCAGCCCTGGGGCTCCATGTACGCCAGCGTCACCGTCTCGCAGCACCTCAATGAGCCCGCGCGACATCGCGTTTCTACGTACGCCAGCGCGGACGTTCGCCTGTTCAAGGGATTTTCATTCAATCTGTACGGCGGCTACGATCGCATCCGCGACCAGATCTCGCTGCGCAAAGGCGGGGCCACACCTGAAGAGGTGTTGCTGCGCCGGCGGCAACTGGCCACCGGGCACAGTTACAACCTCGGCTTTGGCATCAGTTACAGCTTCGGCTCCATCTTCAATAGCGTCGTGAACCCCCGATTCGGCGGAGGCGGCGGGCACTTCATCTTCTTCTAGCTGCAGGCCTCGGCCTGTTCCTCAAGCCCGAGGAGGTCGGACGTAGCTCGGGCTGTTCCTCAAGCCCGAGGCCCAACTACCGGTAGCGCTCTTCGAGCGGCACCGGCGGCAGCATCTGAGACTCCCATGTGGCCAGCCGGCCTCGGAGATCGGTGGCGGCGTCGGCATTTGCCCCGATCAGGTTGGTGCGCTCACCAGGGTCCGCCGCCAAATCAAAGAGGTGCGCTCCCTCCTCGTTTTCCACGTATTTGAGGTCACCGTGGCGCACGGCCTTTTGTTGGCGCCGCTGCGTCACGCGCCAGAACAATGTGCGCGGTATCGAGGGCGCGCCGCCCAGCGCCGGCAGCAGGCTGATGCCGTCGAGCGGCCGCAAAGCCGGTGCGGCGGCCAACGCAGCAAACGTCGCGGTCCAATCCATCGTCACCGCAACCTGATCCGAGTGGCTGGCTGCGGCAATCCGCGCAGGCCAGCGCACGGCGGTTGCGACGCGCAGCCCTCCTTCACCCACGGTCATCTTTGCGTGGCTGAACGGGCCCATATGCGAAAACCGCTCGCCGCCGTTGTCGCTCGTGAACACGAGTAAGGTGTCATTCGACATTCCCGCGGCGTCAAGCGCCGCCAGCACCCGGCCCACGCCATCATCGAGACTCCGCATCATCGCGGCAAATACTTCTGGCGAGCCTCCGGCCTTCCAGTCGTCCACGGAAGGACGACGGTGATCGGCAGGGCCTTGCCATGGCCAGTGAGGCGCGTTGTATTGGAGGCTGAGAAACAGCGGCGCCTCAGAGCGCGTCGCGATGATTTTCTCCGCGCGCGCGGTGAGCAGGTCGGTCATGTACCCGTCGGTGGTGACCGGTTCGCGGTTGTCGAAAAACAGCGGGCGCCTGTACCCGGAGTCTTCTTTCGTAAAGTAGTCGCCGCCGGCTCCGAGGAATCCGTAGAACTCGTCGAAGCCGTGTTCCAGCGGATGGTAATCAGGCGCCGTGCCAAGGTGCCACTTTCCCACCAGCGCGGTCCGGTAGCCTGCGTCCCTGAGTAGACGCGGCAAGGTCGTTGGGGAAGGCGTCAGTCCGATCGGGTGCGTGGTGAGCGGTTCGTGCAAGCCGGCAGGATCGCGGGCCGGGTAGCGGCCGGTCATCAGCGCCACACGCGTCGGTGAACACACCGGCGCGGCAGAGTACGCCTGACGCAACACCATGCCCTCTCGAGCGATGCGATCGATGTGGGGCGTCGTGTAGGCCGTCGCGCCGGTGAATCCGACGTCACCGTATCCGAGGTCGTCGCACATGACGAGGATGATGTGGGGACGACGGCCCCCTCGGCGCCATCCGCAGCCGGCCAGCGCGCCCCCGGCGGCCAACAGGGTGGAGGCCGCAAGCGCCGATTGGAGAAACTCGCGTCTGGTGGGGCCGCTCATGTCCGGTGGCGGGCATTGTGCCATGGGGTCGCCCAACTTTCCGGCTACACTCGGTGTCCAACCACTGCGGGAGGTTCGGATGCGTCTGAGAACTGGCGTTGTCACGTGTGGCGCCGCGCTTGCCTGTCTGGTCGGCACCGGGGTGAGCGTGCGGAGTCAGCAGCGAGACGCAACGCCGCAACCGAACACCCGGCAGGTGCCCGTGGGCACCGCGTCGATTGTGGGACGGATCGTGGATGCGCAGAGCGGCCAGCCGGTGGCCCAGGCCCGGCTGAATTTGTCCGGCATGACGGCTTTCGGCATGGCGCTGAGCTCGCAGCCTCCAAGCGCTGGCGGCACCGGGCCGGGGCGGTCTGGGGGCGTTTCCGTCGGCATGTCGGTGACCTTGCCGTCCGGCGTTTCAACAAACATCTCCGGCGGCCAGATGACAAATGCCGGCCGTTCGGGCATCACAGACGCGCAGGGCAACTTCGTATTCCGCAACCTCCCGGCCGGCAAATACCAGCTCACCGTGTCGCATCGGTCGTACCTGAACGGCGCCGCCGGTCAGCGCAAGCCGGCGGGCCCTGGGCGACCGTTCGAAGTGGTTGACGGGCAAAAAGTCGAACTGGACATCAAAATGGTGCGGGGTGGTGTCGTGACCGGTGCGGTCTTTGACGACAACGGAGCGCCTCTCGTGAACTCGCGCGTGCAGGTCTGGCGAATGATGCCGTCTGCGAATGGCCCGCGTATGCAGGCGCAGAACTCCACGACCACCGACGACCGCGGCGTCTATCGTATGCACGGCCTGCAGCCAGGCACGTATGCGGTGTCGGCCCAGCCGCAAACGAACTTCGAGAATGACATGGCGCTCGAGGAGGCCGCCCAGATCGATCGCGCCGTGGCGAGCGGTGCGGTGCAACAGGGCACCGCCGGGCAACCGGCGATGGTGCGCATCCCCGCCCCGGCGCAGCGGACGATCACGCAGCCGGCCGGATTCCTGCCGACCTATGCGCCCAGCGCCATCAGCTCTGACGCGGGCACTCGGGTGAGTGTAGTGGGCGGCGATGAACATGCCGGCATCGACATACAGGTACGCCCACTGCGTGCTTCGACGATCACCGGAATGGTCACCAACATGCCTGCGGCACAGGGAGCGCCGAGCCGGGTCCAGATCATGTCGTACAGCGAACCTTTCACCGGATCGACGAATGGCGCATCAGTCAACCCGGATGGGCGCTTCACGATTTCGAACCTTCAGCCGGGGACCTACACTGTTGTCGCGAGCCTCATCACTCAATCCAACACGCCGTCACCCTCAGGCATCGCGGCGGCCGGCACACCGCAGCCCAGGTTGACTGCGCGCACGACCGTGACCGTGGCCGACGACATGTCCGTTCCAGTCACGCTGGACCTGCGGCCTGGGCGGAGCGTCTCTGGCCAAATGACGGTCGACATGACTCGCCACCAGGAATCCCAACCCACCGTGACGGTTCGAATTCAGAATGCACCAGGCGAGCCGCCGGTGATGGGTGCCCTCCCGACAACACCGGTTGACCCATCCGGACGCTTCACCATTCAGGACGTGCCGCCAGGCCGCTACGTCATCTCGGCATCGCTTCCGGTGCGGTCCGCGCGGCTCGGAGGCGCGGAACTGCTCGACACCTATCTCGATGTGTCGGGAAACGAAGACATCCAGGGCATTCAGGTCCTCGTGTCCGACAGGTCTTCGCAATTGTCAGGTCTGATCACGGCAGGGAGCGACTACGATGCGTCGGAGACACCGTCATCGTGGCCAGCAGTGACCCCGACCACTGGCGGCCAGGATCCCGCCGCGTGGTGACGACACGCGCGAACCTGGCGGGCCGGTATACGGTGAGTCTGCCACCCGGTAATTACGTGGTGGGCCTGGTTACAGACTTCGAGTCCGGCATGCAGAACGACGCGGAGTTCCTCAAGGCACTGGTCGCATCGGGTGTCCCGGTCACCATCGGCGATGGTGACCGGGCCACACGCGACCTCCGCGCGGGTCGTTGAGGGACCCCAGGACCCCAGGACCCCAGGACTCCTGGACCCCTAATTCCCTCCGCCGCCGCCTGATCCGGCCGTCGCTTTCTTTTTCTCTTCCTCGCGCACCTTCAGCCGCTGGTCGAGGTTCTCCTGCATCTTGAGGCGCGGCACGCCGTCTTTCCACCAGTCGGGCGCGGGCGCACCCTTGAGGTGGTGGTCGAAGAACTCCTTCATGCGCACCGTGTAGTCCTGCATGTTCGCGGGACGCGCCAGACCGTGGTTCTCACCAGGGTACTCAAGCATGACCACTGGTTTATCGAGCCGGCGCAGGGTGTTGAAGTACTCCACGCCCTGCGTGAAGTCCACGGCGCCGTCCTGATCGTTGTGCAGGATGACGAGCGGCGTCTTCACTTTCGCCGCGTGGTACACGGGCGAGTTGCGCGTATACGCCTCCCAGTTGGCCCAGGGGCCCGTGGTGAAACGGCCCTGGCTGCTCTCGAAGATGGAGCCGTTGGTGCCGCCGCTGTTCTTGTAGATGATGCTGTACATGCTGATCATGTTGGTCAGCGGTGCGCCGGCGATGGCCGCGGCAAATACGTCCGACTGCGTGATCGTGAACGCCGTCTGGTAGCCACCCCACGAGTGGCCGTGCAGGCCCACACGCTTCGGATCCACAACACCAGTGGCGACCGCAGCCTTCACGGCCGCAGGCAGCGTCCACG from Acidobacteriota bacterium encodes:
- a CDS encoding carboxypeptidase regulatory-like domain-containing protein; this translates as MRLRTGVVTCGAALACLVGTGVSVRSQQRDATPQPNTRQVPVGTASIVGRIVDAQSGQPVAQARLNLSGMTAFGMALSSQPPSAGGTGPGRSGGVSVGMSVTLPSGVSTNISGGQMTNAGRSGITDAQGNFVFRNLPAGKYQLTVSHRSYLNGAAGQRKPAGPGRPFEVVDGQKVELDIKMVRGGVVTGAVFDDNGAPLVNSRVQVWRMMPSANGPRMQAQNSTTTDDRGVYRMHGLQPGTYAVSAQPQTNFENDMALEEAAQIDRAVASGAVQQGTAGQPAMVRIPAPAQRTITQPAGFLPTYAPSAISSDAGTRVSVVGGDEHAGIDIQVRPLRASTITGMVTNMPAAQGAPSRVQIMSYSEPFTGSTNGASVNPDGRFTISNLQPGTYTVVASLITQSNTPSPSGIAAAGTPQPRLTARTTVTVADDMSVPVTLDLRPGRSVSGQMTVDMTRHQESQPTVTVRIQNAPGEPPVMGALPTTPVDPSGRFTIQDVPPGRYVISASLPVRSARLGGAELLDTYLDVSGNEDIQGIQVLVSDRSSQLSGLITAGSDYDASETPSSWPAVTPTTGGQDPAAW
- a CDS encoding RNA-binding protein, coding for MGRKLYVGNLPYTTTEDELRDLFSQAGAVDTVNVVRDNATGRARGFAFVEMATDADAQKAIEQFNEQPMGGRNLAVNEARPKPQFGGGGGGGYGGGAGGGGNRRREPRW
- a CDS encoding sulfatase-like hydrolase/transferase, whose amino-acid sequence is MSGPTRREFLQSALAASTLLAAGGALAGCGWRRGGRRPHIILVMCDDLGYGDVGFTGATAYTTPHIDRIAREGMVLRQAYSAAPVCSPTRVALMTGRYPARDPAGLHEPLTTHPIGLTPSPTTLPRLLRDAGYRTALVGKWHLGTAPDYHPLEHGFDEFYGFLGAGGDYFTKEDSGYRRPLFFDNREPVTTDGYMTDLLTARAEKIIATRSEAPLFLSLQYNAPHWPWQGPADHRRPSVDDWKAGGSPEVFAAMMRSLDDGVGRVLAALDAAGMSNDTLLVFTSDNGGERFSHMGPFSHAKMTVGEGGLRVATAVRWPARIAAASHSDQVAVTMDWTATFAALAAAPALRPLDGISLLPALGGAPSIPRTLFWRVTQRRQQKAVRHGDLKYVENEEGAHLFDLAADPGERTNLIGANADAATDLRGRLATWESQMLPPVPLEERYR